One Phycisphaerae bacterium genomic window carries:
- a CDS encoding DUF59 domain-containing protein, translated as MSAAEPAELHRQVVATLRTLHDPELPVNIYDLGLIYQLDVSPAGAVAVRMTLTTPACPVARVLPGQVETKLKALPGVTDVKVELVWDPPWSRERLSPEARLQLGLDDPGRHRRRFVSGASLLRRKDGAGD; from the coding sequence ATGAGCGCAGCAGAACCAGCGGAACTGCACCGGCAGGTGGTCGCCACGCTGCGCACCCTGCATGACCCCGAGCTGCCGGTGAACATCTACGACCTGGGGCTCATCTACCAGCTCGATGTGTCGCCCGCTGGCGCCGTGGCCGTGCGTATGACGCTGACGACGCCGGCGTGCCCGGTAGCGCGCGTGCTACCCGGGCAGGTGGAGACGAAGTTGAAGGCGCTACCGGGCGTCACCGATGTCAAGGTCGAGTTGGTGTGGGATCCGCCGTGGTCGCGCGAGCGCCTGTCGCCGGAGGCGCGTCTGCAGCTCGGGCTGGATGACCCGGGGCGGCACCGCCGGCGGTTCGTTTCCGGTGCTTCTTTGTTGCGGCGTAAAGACGGCGCGGGAGATTGA
- the sufB gene encoding Fe-S cluster assembly protein SufB, whose translation MSTTDALAAWERSSYKYGFVTEIEADSVPPGLSEDVIRLISAKKHEPEWLTEWRLKAYRHWLTMTEPRWPNVHYPPIDYQAISYYSAPRQRKAPQSLADVDSKLLETYGKLGIPLEEQKLLAGVAVDAVFDSVSVATTFKEKLAELGIIFCSFSEAVQNHPELVRKYLGSVVPYSDNFFATLNSAVFTDGSFAYIPRGVRCPMELSTYFRINAAATGQFERTLIIADEGSTVSYLEGCTAPMRDEHQLHAAVVELVALDDATIKYSTVQNWYPGDEQGRGGIYNFVTKRGKCLGRNSRIAWTQVETGSAITWKYPSCILLGDNSVGEFYSVALTNHRQQADTGTKMIHIGKNTRSYIVSKGISAGRGQNTYRGLVKINKGAAHARNFTQCDSMLIGDQCGAHTFPYIEVRNHTAHMEHEATTSKIGDDQLFYCNQRGIATEDAVSLIVNGFCKEVFRELPMEFAVEAQKLLAVSLEGSVG comes from the coding sequence ATGTCAACGACGGACGCGCTCGCCGCGTGGGAAAGATCGTCCTACAAGTACGGCTTCGTCACGGAGATCGAGGCCGACAGCGTCCCGCCGGGCTTGAGCGAGGACGTGATTCGGCTGATCTCCGCGAAGAAGCATGAGCCGGAGTGGCTGACCGAGTGGCGGCTGAAGGCCTATCGGCACTGGCTGACGATGACGGAGCCGCGCTGGCCGAACGTGCACTACCCGCCGATCGACTACCAGGCGATCAGCTACTACTCCGCGCCGCGGCAGCGAAAAGCACCACAGAGCCTGGCGGACGTGGACTCCAAGCTGTTGGAGACGTACGGCAAGCTCGGCATTCCGCTGGAAGAACAGAAGCTGCTCGCGGGCGTCGCGGTCGATGCGGTCTTCGACAGCGTGTCGGTGGCCACGACGTTCAAGGAGAAGCTTGCCGAGCTGGGCATCATCTTCTGCTCGTTCTCCGAGGCCGTGCAGAACCACCCTGAGCTGGTGCGCAAGTACCTCGGCTCGGTCGTGCCGTACTCGGACAACTTCTTCGCGACGCTGAATTCGGCGGTCTTCACGGACGGGTCGTTCGCGTACATCCCGCGGGGGGTGCGTTGTCCCATGGAGTTGTCCACGTATTTCCGCATCAACGCCGCCGCGACGGGGCAATTCGAGCGCACGCTGATCATCGCCGATGAGGGCAGCACGGTCAGCTATCTCGAAGGCTGCACGGCGCCGATGCGCGATGAGCACCAGTTGCACGCCGCGGTGGTCGAGCTGGTCGCGCTCGATGATGCGACGATCAAGTATTCGACGGTGCAGAACTGGTATCCGGGGGACGAGCAAGGTCGTGGCGGGATCTACAACTTTGTCACCAAGCGCGGCAAGTGCCTGGGGCGTAATTCGCGCATCGCGTGGACGCAGGTCGAGACGGGATCGGCGATCACGTGGAAGTATCCGAGCTGCATCCTGCTGGGCGACAACTCGGTGGGCGAGTTCTATTCCGTGGCCCTGACCAACCATCGGCAGCAGGCCGACACCGGCACAAAGATGATCCACATCGGCAAGAACACGCGCAGCTACATCGTGTCGAAGGGCATCTCGGCCGGGCGCGGGCAGAACACGTACCGCGGGCTGGTGAAGATCAACAAGGGCGCCGCGCACGCCCGCAATTTCACGCAATGCGACTCGATGCTGATCGGCGACCAGTGCGGCGCGCACACGTTCCCCTACATCGAGGTGCGCAACCACACGGCGCACATGGAGCATGAAGCGACAACGTCGAAGATCGGCGACGACCAGCTCTTCTACTGCAACCAGCGGGGGATTGCGACGGAGGACGCGGTCTCGCTGATCGTGAACGGGTTCTGCAAGGAGGTTTTTCGCGAGCTGCCGATGGAGTTCGCCGTGGAGGCCCAGAAGTTACTGGCCGTGAGCCTGGAAGGCAGTGTCGGCTAG
- a CDS encoding aspartate aminotransferase family protein has protein sequence MSFVERPGATPVPLPESPQRPMPYSGPTREEILALRREYLNPGLVLYYDEPLCIVEGHMQYVWDEQGRQYLDAAGGIVSISVGHCHPKVTARVREQVGRLVHTTTIYLHPTIALYARELARHMPPGSGLTQTYFGNSGSEANEYAILMARLFTQHDEILCLRNGYHGGTCATMRLTAISDWKYPADAGLNVKYCEPGYCYRCPYGQSYPACNVKCARAIEDVIRYETAGKVACFIAEPIQGVGGVIVPPPEYFQIAYDIVRRHGGICIADEVQAGWGRTGAHFWGFENFGVVPDMVTMAKGIGNGAPLSAVTTRPEIAASMKQKLHFNTFGGNPISVTSGLATLEVIDEERIQDRARDVGAYFKNELLALQERHALIGEVRGLGLLLAVELVKDRQTREPATAETKRVVELARQRGLLVAKSGCYWNTIRLAPPMCVTKADVDFLVDCLGACLAEVAST, from the coding sequence ATGTCGTTTGTCGAGCGACCGGGTGCTACGCCCGTGCCCCTGCCGGAAAGCCCGCAGCGGCCCATGCCCTACAGTGGCCCCACGCGCGAGGAAATCCTCGCGCTGCGCCGCGAATACCTGAACCCCGGCCTGGTGCTGTACTACGACGAGCCGCTGTGCATCGTCGAAGGGCACATGCAATACGTGTGGGACGAGCAGGGCCGGCAATACCTCGACGCCGCCGGCGGGATCGTCAGCATCTCCGTGGGGCACTGCCACCCGAAAGTCACCGCCCGCGTGCGCGAACAGGTCGGCCGGCTCGTGCACACAACGACGATCTACCTGCACCCGACGATCGCGCTTTACGCCCGCGAGCTGGCCCGCCACATGCCCCCCGGCTCCGGCCTCACCCAGACCTACTTCGGCAACTCCGGCAGCGAGGCCAACGAGTACGCCATCCTCATGGCCCGCCTGTTCACGCAGCACGATGAAATCCTCTGCCTGCGAAACGGCTATCACGGCGGGACCTGCGCGACGATGCGCCTGACCGCCATCAGCGACTGGAAATACCCCGCCGACGCCGGCCTGAACGTGAAATACTGCGAGCCGGGCTACTGCTACCGCTGCCCGTACGGGCAGAGCTATCCGGCCTGCAACGTGAAATGTGCCCGGGCCATCGAGGACGTGATTCGCTATGAGACCGCCGGCAAGGTGGCGTGCTTCATCGCCGAGCCGATCCAGGGTGTTGGCGGCGTCATCGTGCCGCCGCCGGAGTATTTCCAGATCGCCTACGACATCGTCCGGCGACACGGCGGCATCTGCATCGCGGACGAGGTCCAGGCCGGCTGGGGCCGCACGGGCGCGCACTTCTGGGGCTTCGAGAACTTCGGTGTTGTGCCGGACATGGTCACGATGGCGAAGGGCATCGGCAACGGCGCCCCGCTCTCCGCCGTCACGACGCGCCCGGAAATCGCCGCCAGCATGAAGCAGAAGCTGCACTTCAACACGTTCGGCGGCAATCCGATCTCGGTGACGAGCGGCCTGGCGACGCTGGAGGTGATCGACGAAGAGCGCATTCAGGATCGGGCCCGCGACGTGGGTGCATACTTCAAGAACGAGTTGCTCGCCCTGCAGGAGCGGCACGCCCTGATCGGCGAGGTCCGCGGCCTGGGGTTGCTGCTGGCGGTCGAGCTGGTCAAGGATCGGCAAACGCGTGAGCCCGCGACGGCGGAGACGAAGCGCGTGGTCGAGCTGGCCCGGCAGCGCGGCCTGCTGGTTGCGAAGTCCGGCTGCTATTGGAATACAATCCGCCTGGCGCCGCCGATGTGCGTCACCAAGGCGGACGTGGATTTCCTGGTGGATTGTCTGGGCGCGTGCCTGGCGGAGGTCGCCAGCACGTAG
- a CDS encoding cysteine desulfurase, with product MTTAATRAPGACSPPGSFDPERARADFPALAQLMHGRPLVYLDNAATTQKPRAVIDALRHYYEADNANIHRGVHALSVRATQAHERARAAVQGFIGAARPEEIIFVHGTTEAINLVAQTYGRMQLGLGDEILITGMEHHSNIVPWQMLAAQTGARLRVVPLNERGALELDAYARLLGPATRLVALAHVSNALGTINPVAEMIALAHAREIPVLVDGAQAVPHMRVDVRQLDADFYAFSGHKLFGPTGIGVLYGKRDLLETLPPYQGGGDMIRSVTFEHTTYNDLPYRFEAGTPNIAGAIGLGAAIDYLSALDLDAVQRHEVDLLAYATEALTALPQVRLIGTADHKTAVLSFVIEGVHPHDAGTILDQVGVALRTGHHCAQPVMAHFGVPATCRASLALYNTRADIDALVAGVRHVCEVFKA from the coding sequence ATGACCACGGCGGCCACACGTGCGCCGGGGGCCTGCTCGCCGCCCGGCAGTTTTGATCCCGAGCGCGCGCGGGCCGATTTCCCCGCGCTCGCGCAGCTCATGCACGGCCGGCCGCTTGTATACCTCGATAACGCCGCGACGACGCAGAAGCCGCGGGCCGTGATCGACGCACTGCGGCACTACTACGAAGCCGACAACGCGAACATCCATCGTGGCGTCCACGCGCTCAGCGTCCGCGCGACGCAGGCGCACGAGCGGGCGCGGGCGGCGGTGCAGGGCTTCATCGGCGCCGCGCGCCCCGAGGAGATCATCTTTGTCCACGGCACGACCGAGGCGATCAACCTGGTCGCGCAGACCTACGGCCGGATGCAGCTCGGGCTCGGCGACGAGATTCTCATCACCGGGATGGAGCACCATTCGAACATCGTGCCGTGGCAGATGCTCGCCGCGCAGACCGGCGCACGGCTGCGGGTCGTGCCGCTGAACGAGCGCGGCGCGCTCGAGCTGGACGCGTATGCCCGGCTGCTTGGCCCGGCCACGCGGCTCGTGGCCCTCGCGCACGTTTCGAACGCGCTGGGGACGATCAATCCGGTCGCGGAGATGATCGCGCTGGCACATGCCCGGGAGATCCCGGTGCTCGTGGACGGCGCGCAGGCCGTGCCGCACATGCGCGTGGACGTCCGCCAGCTCGACGCCGACTTCTACGCCTTCTCCGGCCACAAGCTGTTCGGGCCGACCGGCATCGGCGTGCTCTACGGCAAGCGCGACCTGCTCGAAACGCTGCCGCCGTACCAGGGCGGCGGCGACATGATCCGCTCGGTCACATTCGAGCACACCACGTACAATGATCTGCCGTATCGGTTCGAGGCGGGGACGCCGAACATTGCAGGCGCGATCGGCCTGGGTGCGGCGATCGACTATCTCAGCGCGCTCGACCTCGACGCCGTGCAGCGCCACGAGGTCGACCTGTTGGCGTACGCGACCGAAGCCCTGACCGCCCTGCCGCAGGTGCGGCTGATCGGCACGGCCGACCATAAGACGGCGGTGCTGTCGTTCGTCATCGAGGGCGTGCATCCCCATGATGCGGGGACGATCCTCGACCAGGTGGGTGTCGCGCTCCGCACCGGGCACCACTGTGCCCAGCCGGTCATGGCACATTTCGGCGTGCCGGCGACGTGCCGCGCGTCGCTGGCGCTCTACAACACGCGCGCGGACATTGATGCGCTGGTCGCCGGCGTGCGGCACGTGTGCGAGGTGTTCAAAGCATGA
- a CDS encoding PHP domain-containing protein, protein MKQTKTVIHVHTNYSFDSNTSPEDLIATARAAGVGCVAVTDHDEIAGAVAARALGGGVRIIVGEEITTTEGHVIGLFLDERIPPGLTPEETAQRIRAQGGLVLAAHPFATLCQHSLNHAAMDRLLPWLDAVEVCNAQNLLWWESGWARRYAAKHGLTPFVGDDAHIRGHLAACHQLMPAFDGPADFLSALRQAELHTGWFAPDYYLAMGLQHTWINLLGMSLAGFGVNAPGGQAARADEQPTTKPAFALATGSESTPGGEKRA, encoded by the coding sequence ATGAAACAGACCAAGACTGTCATCCACGTACATACGAACTACTCCTTCGACTCCAACACCTCGCCCGAGGACCTCATCGCGACGGCCCGCGCGGCCGGCGTCGGCTGCGTCGCGGTCACCGATCACGACGAGATCGCCGGGGCCGTGGCGGCCCGCGCGCTGGGCGGCGGCGTCCGCATCATCGTGGGCGAGGAAATCACCACCACCGAGGGCCACGTGATCGGCCTCTTTCTCGACGAGCGCATCCCGCCGGGATTGACGCCCGAGGAAACCGCGCAACGCATCCGCGCGCAGGGCGGGCTCGTGCTGGCGGCACACCCCTTCGCGACGCTTTGTCAACACAGCCTGAACCACGCCGCCATGGACCGCCTGCTGCCCTGGCTGGATGCCGTCGAGGTGTGCAACGCGCAAAACCTGCTCTGGTGGGAGAGCGGCTGGGCCCGGCGGTACGCGGCCAAGCACGGGTTGACGCCGTTCGTCGGTGACGACGCCCACATTCGCGGGCACCTGGCGGCGTGCCACCAGCTCATGCCGGCGTTCGACGGGCCGGCAGATTTCCTGAGCGCGCTGCGGCAGGCGGAACTGCACACGGGCTGGTTTGCGCCGGATTACTACCTGGCGATGGGCCTGCAACACACCTGGATCAACCTGCTCGGCATGTCGCTGGCTGGGTTTGGCGTAAACGCTCCCGGCGGCCAAGCGGCACGCGCTGACGAGCAGCCCACAACCAAGCCGGCCTTTGCGCTGGCAACCGGCTCGGAATCCACGCCCGGCGGCGAAAAGCGTGCCTGA
- the sufC gene encoding Fe-S cluster assembly ATPase SufC has translation MLEIRNLHVSVEGHEILKGIDLTVRAGEVHSIMGPNGSGKSTLAQVLAGRDTYEVTAGEIRYDGQDLLGLAPEERACAGLFLAFQYPVEIPGVSTSYFLKSALNAQRKQRGQPEVDALEFLTLVKDKLKLLDMDERLLNRALNEGFSGGEKKRNETLQMAVLEPRLAILDETDSGLDIDALKIVAEGVNRLRSPERAIVVVTHYQRLLNYIVPDYVHVLVDGRIVRSGDRRLALELEEKGYGWLAPEAEPATVTG, from the coding sequence ATGTTGGAAATCCGTAATCTGCACGTGTCCGTGGAGGGCCACGAAATCCTCAAGGGCATCGACCTGACGGTGCGCGCCGGGGAGGTGCACTCGATCATGGGGCCGAACGGCTCGGGCAAGAGCACCTTGGCGCAGGTGCTGGCGGGGCGTGACACCTACGAGGTCACCGCCGGCGAGATTCGTTATGACGGCCAGGACCTGCTCGGGCTGGCGCCGGAAGAGCGGGCCTGCGCGGGGCTCTTTCTGGCGTTCCAATACCCCGTGGAAATCCCCGGCGTGAGTACGAGCTACTTTCTGAAGTCCGCGCTCAACGCACAGCGCAAGCAGCGCGGCCAGCCGGAAGTCGACGCGCTCGAGTTCCTGACGCTGGTGAAGGACAAGCTGAAGCTGCTCGACATGGACGAGCGCCTGCTCAACCGCGCGCTGAACGAGGGGTTCTCCGGCGGCGAGAAGAAGCGCAACGAGACGCTGCAGATGGCGGTGCTGGAGCCGCGGCTGGCGATCCTGGACGAGACGGACTCGGGGCTGGACATCGACGCGCTGAAGATTGTCGCCGAGGGCGTCAACCGGCTGCGCAGCCCGGAGCGGGCCATCGTGGTCGTGACGCACTACCAGCGCCTGCTGAACTACATCGTGCCGGACTACGTCCACGTGCTGGTCGACGGACGCATCGTGCGCTCGGGCGACCGGCGCCTGGCGCTGGAGTTGGAAGAGAAGGGTTATGGCTGGCTCGCGCCCGAAGCCGAGCCGGCGACCGTGACTGGCTAG
- a CDS encoding universal stress protein — translation MFAIRHILLPTDFSPLARRAATVARVLAETHQATLHVVHVLEPAAREPVLVPEGGVVLPQENPSETAQPALETFVREGLADLRTPLVAKLLLGAADLEITRYAGEIPVDLIVIGTHGRGIMRRILLGSISKNVLEHATCPVLMVPPAAET, via the coding sequence ATGTTCGCGATCCGACACATCCTGCTGCCCACGGATTTCTCGCCACTGGCGCGGCGCGCGGCAACCGTGGCGCGCGTCCTGGCAGAGACCCACCAGGCGACGCTGCACGTGGTGCACGTGCTGGAACCGGCGGCGCGCGAGCCCGTGCTCGTCCCGGAAGGCGGGGTGGTCTTGCCCCAGGAGAACCCCAGCGAGACCGCGCAACCGGCGTTGGAGACGTTCGTGCGCGAGGGCCTCGCGGACCTGCGCACGCCCCTGGTCGCCAAGCTGCTGCTGGGCGCCGCGGACCTGGAGATCACGCGCTACGCCGGCGAGATTCCGGTGGACCTGATCGTCATCGGCACGCACGGGCGTGGTATCATGCGGCGCATTCTGCTCGGATCCATCAGCAAGAATGTCCTCGAGCACGCGACGTGCCCGGTGCTGATGGTCCCGCCGGCGGCGGAGACGTAA
- a CDS encoding non-heme iron oxygenase ferredoxin subunit: MPEYLTVARAKDVPPGKALTVDVEGLRIAVFNINGTYYAIADTCPHAGASLAEGDVDGCTVECPLHSARFDLESGAVLSPPAERNVAAYQVRVAGDELQIQVG, encoded by the coding sequence ATGCCCGAGTATCTCACGGTCGCGCGGGCCAAGGACGTTCCACCCGGCAAGGCCCTGACAGTCGATGTCGAGGGCCTGCGGATCGCGGTCTTCAACATCAACGGCACGTACTACGCGATTGCCGACACCTGTCCGCATGCAGGCGCATCGCTCGCGGAAGGTGACGTGGACGGCTGCACGGTGGAATGCCCGCTGCACAGCGCGCGGTTTGACCTGGAGAGCGGCGCCGTGCTCAGTCCGCCGGCCGAGCGGAACGTGGCTGCGTACCAGGTGCGCGTGGCGGGGGATGAGCTGCAGATTCAGGTTGGTTGA
- a CDS encoding 4Fe-4S cluster-binding domain-containing protein, whose product MADLTLPQATSAAKTPRGVKYIRSLDHVPNILPAERAKLRQVAERYAFRANDYYLRLIDWDDPADPIRQLIIPRSEELDDWGKLDASNEAAVTVSRGVQHKYPHTVLLLCNEVCGAYCRYCFRKRLFMDGNAETTNDVSAGIRYVAEHPEVTNVLLTGGDPLLMSTRRLREIITALRAIPHLRIIRIGSKMPAFDPWRLLRDPDLQDLLRTHSTPQRRIYLMAHFDHPRELTDAAVDGLDCFIRCGVICVNQCPLIKGINDDPIVLSNLFRKLSWVGCPPYYLFQGRPTAGNAPYEVPIVRGWHIFREALRHGSGLARRARYVMSHESGKIEILAVDERYVYLRYHRAKDAANRGQFMIYQRNDQAYWFDQLEPAAGTDAPRVPAEVLGAVWDGPE is encoded by the coding sequence ATGGCCGATCTGACACTGCCGCAAGCCACGTCTGCGGCCAAGACTCCACGGGGCGTGAAGTACATCCGCTCGCTCGACCACGTGCCCAACATACTGCCCGCGGAGCGCGCCAAGTTGCGCCAAGTGGCCGAACGCTACGCTTTCCGGGCCAACGACTATTACCTCCGCCTGATCGACTGGGACGACCCCGCCGACCCCATCCGACAGCTCATCATTCCGCGGAGCGAGGAACTCGACGACTGGGGCAAGCTTGACGCCAGCAACGAGGCCGCGGTGACCGTTTCGCGCGGCGTGCAACACAAGTACCCACACACGGTCCTGCTGTTGTGCAACGAGGTCTGCGGCGCGTATTGCCGCTACTGCTTCCGCAAGCGCCTGTTTATGGACGGGAACGCGGAGACGACCAACGACGTCTCGGCGGGGATTCGCTATGTCGCCGAGCATCCGGAAGTCACGAACGTGCTACTCACCGGCGGCGACCCGCTGCTGATGAGCACGCGCCGCCTCCGCGAGATCATCACGGCCCTGCGGGCGATCCCCCACCTGCGCATTATCCGCATCGGGTCGAAGATGCCGGCGTTCGATCCGTGGCGACTGCTGCGCGACCCCGACCTGCAGGACTTGCTGCGCACGCACTCCACGCCCCAGAGGCGCATCTACCTCATGGCCCACTTTGACCATCCCCGCGAGCTCACGGACGCGGCGGTTGACGGCTTGGACTGCTTTATCCGCTGCGGCGTGATTTGCGTGAACCAATGCCCGCTGATCAAGGGCATCAACGACGACCCGATCGTGCTGTCCAACCTGTTTCGCAAGCTCTCCTGGGTGGGCTGCCCCCCCTACTACCTGTTCCAGGGCCGGCCGACCGCGGGCAACGCGCCGTACGAAGTGCCGATCGTCCGGGGCTGGCACATCTTCCGGGAGGCCCTGCGCCACGGTTCCGGGCTCGCCCGCCGGGCGCGCTACGTGATGTCGCACGAAAGCGGAAAGATCGAAATCCTGGCGGTGGATGAACGATACGTTTACCTGCGGTATCATCGGGCGAAGGACGCCGCCAACCGCGGTCAGTTCATGATCTACCAGCGCAACGACCAGGCGTACTGGTTTGATCAACTGGAGCCGGCTGCCGGCACGGATGCGCCGCGCGTTCCGGCCGAAGTGCTGGGCGCGGTGTGGGACGGGCCGGAGTAG
- the sufD gene encoding Fe-S cluster assembly protein SufD, whose translation MPQTMRVGAENSSPFVAACAALERDVARGPAWLTPVRNAAMARFMERGLPTVLDEDWRYTNLAPLARTAFGRAEADTNDVAPAQLAPFLLEEAAAVLVFVNGRYAPRLSRRTPTPGVQVASLATLLRETPDVLEPQLARHADHHAQALVALNTALFADGAYVAIAPQSVIMQPIHLLYVKQPGAQPAASHPRSLVVAGAHSQATIVESYVGLGTGVSLTNAVTEIVADESAVVDHYKVQRELETAYHLGTLQIHQQRATQVASHCLSFGGALVRHDIRTVLAGQGGDCTLNGLFSVHADQHVDNALRVEHAAPHCNSREFFRGILDGRGRGAFTGRIVVRPAAQRTDAKQTNMNLLLSGEAQIDTKPQLEILANDVKCTHGATIGQLDADALFYLQTRGIAAPAARSLLTYAFAAESLAQIKIESLRRQLHAVLVARLPGGDAFRELA comes from the coding sequence GTGCCCCAGACCATGCGCGTTGGCGCGGAAAACTCGAGCCCGTTCGTGGCGGCCTGCGCGGCGCTGGAGCGCGACGTGGCGCGGGGGCCGGCGTGGTTGACGCCGGTCCGCAATGCGGCCATGGCGCGTTTCATGGAGCGCGGCCTGCCAACCGTGCTGGACGAAGACTGGCGTTACACGAACCTGGCGCCGCTGGCGCGCACCGCGTTCGGACGGGCCGAAGCGGACACCAACGACGTGGCCCCGGCGCAGCTCGCACCGTTCCTGCTCGAAGAGGCTGCCGCCGTGCTGGTGTTCGTGAACGGCCGGTATGCGCCGCGGCTTTCGCGCAGGACGCCGACTCCGGGCGTGCAAGTCGCGAGTCTGGCCACGTTGTTGCGCGAGACGCCTGACGTCCTGGAGCCGCAGTTGGCGCGTCACGCGGACCACCACGCCCAGGCGCTGGTGGCGCTGAATACGGCGCTGTTTGCCGACGGCGCGTATGTGGCGATCGCGCCGCAGAGCGTCATCATGCAGCCGATTCACTTGCTGTACGTCAAACAGCCGGGCGCGCAGCCCGCCGCGAGCCATCCGCGCAGCCTGGTCGTCGCCGGGGCGCACAGCCAGGCCACGATCGTGGAGAGCTACGTCGGACTGGGGACAGGCGTCTCGCTCACCAACGCAGTCACGGAGATCGTGGCGGACGAAAGCGCCGTGGTGGACCACTACAAGGTGCAGCGCGAGCTGGAGACGGCCTATCACCTCGGCACGCTGCAGATTCACCAGCAGCGCGCCACGCAGGTCGCATCGCACTGTCTGTCGTTCGGCGGGGCACTGGTGCGGCACGACATCCGGACCGTGCTGGCCGGCCAAGGCGGCGACTGCACGCTGAACGGGCTGTTCAGCGTCCACGCGGACCAGCACGTCGACAACGCCCTGCGAGTCGAGCACGCCGCGCCGCACTGCAATAGCCGTGAGTTCTTCCGCGGCATCCTCGACGGTCGCGGGCGCGGCGCGTTCACCGGGCGGATCGTCGTGCGGCCCGCCGCGCAGCGCACCGACGCCAAGCAGACCAATATGAACCTGCTGCTGTCGGGCGAAGCGCAGATCGACACGAAGCCGCAACTCGAAATTCTCGCCAACGACGTCAAGTGCACGCACGGGGCCACCATCGGCCAGCTTGACGCGGACGCACTGTTCTACCTGCAGACGCGCGGCATCGCGGCACCGGCGGCGCGCAGCCTGCTGACGTATGCGTTCGCGGCCGAAAGCCTGGCGCAGATCAAGATCGAATCGCTGCGCCGGCAACTGCACGCGGTGCTCGTGGCGCGGTTGCCGGGCGGAGACGCTTTCCGGGAACTCGCATGA
- a CDS encoding SUF system NifU family Fe-S cluster assembly protein gives MTELSDLYQEMILDHYRRPRNHHALAGADHMAEGHNPLCGDHVTIFLKLRDNIVEEVTFEGGGCAISTASASLMTEMLKGKTLEAAKALFTRFHQLVTGEVREATDAAGLGKLEVFSGLCQYPARVKCATLAWHTFAAALENAGGVVSTE, from the coding sequence ATGACCGAGCTGTCGGACCTCTACCAGGAGATGATCCTCGACCACTATCGGCGACCCCGGAACCACCACGCGCTCGCGGGCGCGGACCACATGGCCGAGGGGCACAATCCGCTGTGCGGCGATCACGTTACGATCTTCCTGAAGCTCAGGGACAACATCGTCGAAGAGGTCACGTTCGAGGGCGGCGGCTGCGCGATTTCCACGGCGTCGGCGTCGCTCATGACGGAAATGCTCAAGGGGAAAACGCTGGAGGCGGCGAAGGCGCTGTTCACGCGTTTTCACCAGTTGGTGACCGGCGAGGTGCGCGAAGCGACGGACGCAGCCGGCCTTGGTAAGCTCGAAGTGTTCTCCGGCCTGTGCCAGTATCCGGCCCGCGTGAAGTGCGCGACGCTGGCCTGGCACACGTTTGCGGCCGCGCTGGAGAACGCGGGCGGCGTGGTATCCACCGAATGA